A single window of Xiphophorus hellerii strain 12219 chromosome 12, Xiphophorus_hellerii-4.1, whole genome shotgun sequence DNA harbors:
- the LOC116729114 gene encoding uncharacterized protein LOC116729114, with protein MDIDNIIEQYFRSGFTNLEILRVLEETHNVKLSLRTLERRLQKKRLWRRKNKTDVAEVASFIEQQLNGSGRQHGYRWMHQKCWMAGIVTDRETVRLLMRLLDPNGVDLRAQNRLRRRLYVSRGPNYVWHIDGYDKLKPYGICINGCIDGFSRKMIWLEANKTNSDPHIIAGYFIDAVMEYNGFPQKIRMDHGTENTYVAAMQRFLHNTENENGFESVILGPSTRNQRIERWWCTLRSECAQFWMDHFDQLKADGYFVDSFLDKSLIQFCFLQTIQVELDQVVHTWNDHRIRSTNNPRAPPGRPTLMHGVPNLYGVPNFLQSANLTKLEICIEECRFKDFPCDVDVFHLCTELMTEHRLVMTDDVYEITNLYVRLRQMISDGLRE; from the exons ATGGATATTGATAATATCATTGAGCAATACTTCAGAAGTGGTTTTACTAATCTTGAAATCTTGCGAGTTTTGGAAGAAACCCATAATGTTAAATTAAGTCTCCGGACGCTGGAGAGAAGACTGCAAAAGAAGCGCCTTTGGCGTAGAAAAAATAAGACAGATGTTGCAGAAGTGGCCTCTTTTATTGAGCAACAACTAAATGGATCTGGGAGACAGCACGGCTACAGGTGGATGCACCAGAAATGTTGGATGGCTGGCATAGTCACAGACAGGGAAACAGTACGTCTTTTGATGCGCCTATTGGATCCCAACGGGGTTGACCTGCGTGCACAAAATCGCTTGAGACGACGCTTATATGTCAGTCGGGGACCAAACTATGTCTGGCACATCGATGGGTATGACAAATTAAAGCCTTATGGGATATGTATTAATGGATGCATAGATGGCTTTTCGAGGAAAATGATCTGGCTAGAAGCTAATAAGACTAATAGTGACCCTCACATTATTGCTGGCTATTTCATTGATGCTGTGATGGAGTATAATGGATTTCCACAAAAGATACGAATGGATCATGGCACAGAGAACACTTATGTGGCAGCGATGCAAAGATTTCTGCACAACACCGAGAATGAAAATGGTTTTGAATCTGTTATTCTCGGTCCGAGTACAAGAAATCAAAGGATAGAGCGATGGTGGTGCACTTTAAGAAGTGAATGTGCCCAGTTTTGGATGGACCATTTCGACCAGCTTAAAGCCGATGGCTATTTTGTTGACAGCTTTCTGGACAAATCACTGATCCAGTTTTGCTTCCTACAAACAATACAG gTGGAGCTGGATCAAGTTGTCCATACATGGAATGACCATCGTATACGATCTACAAATAATCCTCGGGCTCCTCCTGGTCGTCCCACATTAATGCATGGTGTTCCCAACCTGTATGGGGTTCCAAACTTTTTACAGTCTGCTAATCTAACAAAGCTGGAAATATGTATAGAAGAATGTCGTTTCAAGGACTTTCCCTGTGATGTTGATGTATTTCACTTATGCACTGAACTCATGACTGAGCACAGACTGGTAATGACAGATGATGTGTATGAAATTACTAATCTTTATGTAAGACTCCGTCAAATGATCAGTGACGGGCTGAGGGAATAG